A stretch of Spirochaeta cellobiosiphila DSM 17781 DNA encodes these proteins:
- the ruvC gene encoding crossover junction endodeoxyribonuclease RuvC yields MLKFLGVDPGLASTGWGLIEIQSGKAHHVEHGVIKTKSMDKTGHRLKYIYDELSKVIKLYSPQIASIESLYFAKNVKSAMPVSEAKGVILLCFESNNLITHEYTPLQIKQALVGNGRAEKEQVQMMVKLILGLKEVIKPDHASDALAAAICAFHSNPIGV; encoded by the coding sequence ATGCTTAAGTTTTTAGGTGTTGATCCTGGTTTAGCTTCCACTGGTTGGGGACTAATTGAGATCCAATCAGGGAAAGCTCATCATGTAGAGCATGGTGTAATCAAAACAAAAAGTATGGACAAAACTGGTCATAGATTAAAGTATATATATGATGAGTTGAGTAAGGTTATTAAGCTTTATAGTCCTCAAATTGCTTCGATAGAGAGTTTGTATTTTGCAAAAAATGTAAAATCTGCTATGCCTGTATCTGAAGCAAAAGGTGTAATATTATTATGCTTTGAAAGTAATAATCTTATAACACATGAGTATACTCCTTTACAAATAAAACAAGCATTAGTTGGCAATGGACGTGCTGAAAAAGAGCAAGTTCAAATGATGGTAAAGTTAATCTTGGGCTTAAAGGAAGTAATAAAACCAGACCATGCTTCTGACGCTTTAGCAGCAGCTATTTGTGCTTTTCATAGTAATCCTATAGGAGTTTAA
- the lepB gene encoding signal peptidase I yields the protein MSKKYRPYNTQTEKKHIGKRIGQTILVFFVFKLIIFQFFPIYQFNSTTMTPTFEEGARVITLSSRIVKKYNRGDVVIVNPQNTHHSLFLTALDYISRFVTFEQFSLISYMDEPWASDKQYKRLIALPGDKVKIIDNIAYVKTSDNELYLSEFELSKHSYDIRSKVNVDINPNLPIKDDMDEITVPKDEIFVLDDNRIVWGDSRFWGTIDKKAIIGKVLFQYWPFDSIGIR from the coding sequence ATGAGTAAGAAGTATCGTCCATATAATACGCAAACAGAAAAGAAACATATTGGGAAGAGAATTGGTCAAACTATCTTAGTTTTTTTTGTTTTTAAATTAATTATCTTCCAATTTTTCCCAATTTATCAATTTAATTCTACTACTATGACTCCTACATTTGAAGAAGGAGCACGTGTCATAACATTAAGCTCTAGGATTGTAAAAAAATATAATAGAGGTGATGTCGTTATCGTTAATCCTCAGAATACTCATCATTCTCTGTTTTTGACTGCACTGGATTATATAAGTCGATTTGTGACATTCGAGCAATTTTCTTTAATAAGCTATATGGATGAACCATGGGCTTCTGATAAACAATATAAACGTTTAATAGCTTTACCTGGGGATAAAGTAAAAATTATTGATAATATCGCTTATGTGAAAACAAGTGATAATGAATTGTATTTAAGTGAATTTGAACTATCAAAACATTCTTATGACATAAGAAGTAAAGTAAATGTTGATATTAATCCTAATTTACCCATAAAGGATGATATGGATGAGATTACTGTTCCAAAGGATGAGATATTTGTTCTAGATGATAATCGAATTGTTTGGGGGGATTCTAGATTTTGGGGGACTATCGACAAAAAGGCAATTATTGGAAAAGTTTTATTTCAATATTGGCCTTTTGATTCTATTGGTATTAGATAG
- the lepB gene encoding signal peptidase I produces MEVADSLVKITEKYLTRRRVKQYIRKERSKRRHFIIDWLDAFLWAAGVVLLLNQYLIQAYQIPSPSMEKTLIVGDRIFVNKLVYGPELLPGIAKLPSPIKPKRGDIIIFENPQYISQGPIFDVLQRIIYMLTLSMVDIDKNPDGTPKHHFLIKRAAAADGDTIKNIDGYIYFKPEGESEWLDETTYRTRLDQKNKTQRLIKDENYNTIRLGSHAIALNNSGATLTSDESSAYSQIQTDRDYFDLYSIQFYANKSELALNRTSKIDFATYYKDINGQFVPHGWILPLGDNRDNSKDGRSFGIISKKEVLGQAMIKYWPLNRFGLIK; encoded by the coding sequence ATGGAAGTAGCAGATTCTTTGGTAAAAATCACAGAAAAATACCTCACAAGACGAAGAGTAAAGCAGTATATACGAAAAGAGAGATCAAAGCGAAGGCATTTTATTATAGACTGGCTGGATGCTTTTCTTTGGGCTGCTGGTGTAGTGCTTCTTTTAAATCAGTATTTAATTCAGGCTTATCAAATACCCTCGCCCTCTATGGAAAAAACACTAATTGTAGGTGACAGAATATTTGTAAATAAGCTGGTATATGGCCCTGAATTGCTACCAGGAATTGCTAAACTACCTAGCCCTATAAAACCCAAGAGGGGTGATATAATAATTTTTGAAAATCCACAATACATATCACAAGGTCCAATCTTTGATGTCTTACAACGTATCATTTATATGTTGACCCTTTCTATGGTGGATATAGATAAGAATCCTGACGGAACTCCAAAACATCATTTTTTAATAAAAAGAGCTGCTGCTGCTGATGGTGATACAATAAAAAATATTGATGGATATATTTACTTTAAACCTGAAGGGGAGTCAGAGTGGTTAGATGAGACAACCTATCGTACAAGATTAGACCAAAAAAATAAGACCCAACGTTTGATAAAAGATGAAAACTACAACACGATTCGTCTTGGTTCTCATGCTATTGCATTAAATAATAGTGGAGCTACACTTACTTCTGATGAATCCAGTGCCTATTCTCAAATACAGACTGATAGAGATTATTTTGATCTCTATTCAATTCAATTCTATGCCAATAAAAGTGAATTGGCTTTAAACAGGACATCAAAAATAGACTTTGCAACCTATTATAAAGATATTAATGGTCAATTTGTGCCACATGGTTGGATACTACCTCTTGGGGATAATCGCGACAATTCAAAAGATGGTAGAAGCTTTGGGATTATAAGTAAAAAAGAGGTTCTGGGGCAGGCAATGATTAAATACTGGCCCTTAAACAGGTTTGGCTTGATAAAATGA
- a CDS encoding PEGA domain-containing protein has protein sequence MKKKDPITIPENLSVKLPTILKIKPTTYIPVFYTFLLIIGLFAILLYPGIRKNGSIIYLDSYPRGAAVYNNDKRLGSTPVKAFVPKGNQNIVFSLPNVEDVKVTSKVKGRIFGSLFFPSRDTIRINFKSNNSMKILHDSFYSFAAWNYSGKPRTRYQFPYTLTNASKRLAISQTNNMIRDNKDYLLGTFGLINSEFTLRDWSGMISNLHTNGKTLSASHYLSLVKYLMNNTDPAYLKHLTDIHELEIDITGKNSIPKTISRTNSSISVGQLTFNKYIDNKNDAIYILDKHLEQIDFEKQNSEIIDVSKASYSDIIAYINWFNNKYLNNIDLQAYLPSLEILKQIKPSKNWELTSTGVSSDVYLTSENYNYPSYIIYNSTSSDVGYLPDTFQLDDIRFRLLLKEK, from the coding sequence ATGAAGAAAAAAGACCCGATCACAATACCTGAAAATCTTTCAGTAAAGCTACCTACCATTCTCAAAATTAAACCTACAACGTATATACCAGTCTTCTATACCTTTTTGCTAATAATAGGTTTATTTGCTATTTTACTATACCCCGGAATACGAAAGAACGGGTCCATAATATATTTAGATTCCTATCCTCGAGGGGCAGCTGTCTACAATAATGACAAAAGATTAGGAAGTACTCCTGTAAAAGCTTTTGTGCCTAAAGGAAACCAAAATATAGTTTTTTCGTTGCCTAATGTTGAGGACGTTAAAGTAACAAGTAAAGTCAAAGGCAGGATATTTGGATCTCTTTTTTTCCCATCTAGAGATACCATTAGAATAAATTTTAAATCAAACAATAGTATGAAAATATTACATGATTCTTTTTATTCTTTTGCTGCGTGGAATTATTCTGGAAAACCACGAACGCGTTATCAATTTCCTTACACCTTAACTAATGCTTCTAAAAGGCTAGCCATATCACAGACTAATAATATGATAAGGGATAATAAGGATTACTTACTAGGTACATTTGGCCTTATTAATAGTGAATTTACATTAAGGGACTGGTCTGGAATGATAAGCAACCTCCATACAAATGGAAAAACGCTATCTGCCTCCCACTATTTATCACTCGTAAAATATCTCATGAATAACACTGATCCAGCATACTTAAAACATTTAACAGATATTCATGAGTTAGAAATAGACATTACTGGAAAAAATAGTATTCCTAAAACCATATCCAGAACTAACTCAAGTATTAGTGTTGGCCAACTAACATTCAATAAATATATTGATAATAAGAATGATGCTATTTACATTCTTGACAAACATCTAGAACAGATAGATTTTGAAAAACAAAATTCTGAAATTATAGACGTATCAAAGGCCTCTTACTCTGATATAATTGCCTATATTAATTGGTTTAATAATAAATACTTGAATAATATTGATTTGCAAGCTTATTTACCGTCATTAGAGATCTTAAAACAAATTAAACCTTCTAAAAATTGGGAGCTTACAAGTACAGGAGTCTCTTCTGATGTATATTTAACGAGTGAGAACTATAATTACCCAAGCTACATCATATACAACAGCACATCATCTGATGTAGGATACCTTCCTGATACTTTCCAATTGGATGATATTAGGTTTAGACTTTTATTAAAAGAGAAATAA
- the hemW gene encoding radical SAM family heme chaperone HemW, with product MSTIYTENSQKEVKMGLYVHIPFCKQKCYYCDFYSEIGQTKKSEQLIDKIISDLDCKINLLNVDIIDSIFIGGGTPSLLTPDDLHRLLEGIKKTIPNIPTEVSIEANPESLTKVHLDILKDSIVNRLSLGIQTFNNKVLETLNRPTREEDIIRVLEEINDYRDKININFDFITGLPDQSYYDIKRDVNLVKEYNPEHISLYSLMIEEEAPLYRLVQKGFIKLPDEDLDRELFNSFRTELNNLGYDKYEISNYSKPGKYSKHNTNYWYLNPYIGVGPGAVSFYNDEKGKPIRIKNSYLNDYLNNNKSSIQEMILLQDFVFENIMMSLRLTKGIEDSIFKRRFGYPLKYIYPKTVERLLSAKKIVYNKGYYSIPEHQIDFTDNIIADFLNEEPSNITNLDWTWEG from the coding sequence ATGTCAACTATATATACAGAAAACTCTCAGAAAGAAGTAAAAATGGGACTGTATGTGCATATACCATTTTGTAAACAAAAATGTTATTACTGCGATTTTTACTCTGAGATAGGCCAAACAAAGAAATCCGAACAGTTAATCGATAAAATTATTTCAGATCTGGATTGTAAAATAAATCTGCTTAATGTTGATATCATAGATTCAATTTTTATAGGGGGGGGAACCCCAAGTTTATTGACTCCCGATGATTTACACAGGCTTTTAGAAGGTATAAAGAAAACCATACCTAATATACCTACCGAAGTATCAATCGAAGCTAATCCAGAATCTTTGACAAAAGTGCATTTGGATATTTTAAAAGACTCAATAGTCAATAGATTGAGTCTTGGAATACAAACTTTCAATAATAAAGTCCTTGAAACATTAAATCGGCCAACAAGAGAAGAAGATATCATAAGAGTTTTAGAGGAAATTAATGATTATAGAGACAAAATAAATATAAATTTTGATTTTATAACCGGGTTACCTGATCAGTCTTATTATGATATTAAAAGGGATGTAAATCTTGTTAAAGAATATAATCCTGAACACATTAGTCTTTATTCTCTGATGATTGAAGAAGAGGCTCCCTTATACCGACTGGTTCAAAAGGGATTTATAAAGCTACCTGATGAGGATTTAGACAGAGAACTATTTAATAGTTTCAGGACCGAATTGAATAATTTAGGCTATGATAAATATGAAATTAGTAATTATTCAAAACCTGGTAAATATAGTAAACACAACACTAATTATTGGTATTTGAATCCATATATTGGGGTAGGTCCTGGCGCTGTCTCGTTTTATAATGATGAAAAAGGCAAGCCAATAAGGATAAAGAATAGCTATTTAAATGATTATTTGAATAACAATAAAAGTTCTATACAGGAAATGATACTTCTACAGGATTTTGTTTTTGAAAATATAATGATGTCGTTACGTTTAACAAAAGGTATAGAGGACTCTATATTTAAACGTAGATTTGGATATCCTTTAAAGTACATCTATCCAAAAACAGTCGAAAGGTTATTAAGTGCTAAGAAAATAGTATATAACAAAGGATATTATTCTATTCCAGAACATCAAATTGATTTTACTGATAATATAATAGCTGATTTTTTAAATGAAGAGCCTAGTAATATCACAAACTTGGATTGGACTTGGGAAGGTTGA
- the ruvA gene encoding Holliday junction branch migration protein RuvA encodes MIYSLNGMISEKKLDSVIIDVNNIEYEVIASMNTINKLPLMKENQKIYTYLYHREDAVLLYGFHDLAEKELFLELIKVNGIGPKGAIKILSGIGVEDFKKALETEDLSVLSKLPGVGKKTAQRIVLALQGKLISNTDNNYPSVSEEIIQSLELMGYDKSSIMRALSKIQITEDLTESDLMRQLIIELSTN; translated from the coding sequence TTGATATACAGCTTAAATGGCATGATTTCCGAAAAAAAATTAGATTCTGTTATCATAGATGTAAATAACATAGAATACGAAGTTATTGCTTCTATGAACACTATAAATAAACTACCTTTGATGAAAGAAAATCAAAAGATCTATACCTATCTGTACCATAGAGAAGATGCTGTACTTTTATATGGTTTTCATGATTTAGCAGAAAAGGAGTTATTTTTAGAACTCATCAAAGTTAATGGGATTGGCCCAAAGGGTGCTATAAAGATATTGTCTGGTATTGGAGTCGAAGATTTTAAGAAAGCCCTGGAAACAGAAGATTTAAGTGTTCTATCTAAATTGCCCGGAGTGGGTAAAAAGACTGCCCAGCGTATTGTTTTAGCGTTACAAGGTAAATTAATTAGTAATACGGATAACAATTATCCAAGTGTTTCAGAAGAAATTATTCAATCTTTAGAATTGATGGGATATGATAAGAGCAGTATCATGCGAGCATTAAGTAAAATACAAATAACCGAAGATTTGACAGAGTCAGACCTGATGAGACAATTGATAATTGAATTAAGCACTAATTAA
- the ruvB gene encoding Holliday junction branch migration DNA helicase RuvB, with protein MVDDMESFYSMEAKTDDVKDTALRPLTLRDFQGQDKLKDNLEIFIKAAKSRKEALDHVFISGPPGLGKTTLAGIMANELGVEARVTAAPALDKPKDLAGLLTTIQPGTVFFIDEIHRLKPAIEEMLYVAMEDYELDWIIGQGPSARTIRIPVPPFTLVGATTKPGKVSSPMYTRFGITLKMDYYDKRELIDILNRSSDILKIDIHEEAADLLAKCSRGTPRVANRLLRRMRDFAQVNGDGIITKAIVVNGLNRLGIDDKGLERHDRDILRAIIEKYNGGPVGAETLAISVSEGIDTLEDFYEPYLIRQGFLKRTSRGRVATLRAYELLKIDVKDNDEGQGILF; from the coding sequence ATAGTGGATGATATGGAAAGCTTCTACTCGATGGAAGCAAAAACGGATGATGTAAAAGACACAGCCTTAAGGCCTCTTACTTTAAGGGATTTTCAGGGACAAGATAAATTAAAAGATAATTTAGAAATATTTATTAAAGCAGCTAAGTCGAGAAAAGAAGCATTAGATCATGTATTTATTAGTGGACCTCCAGGATTAGGGAAAACGACCTTGGCTGGAATAATGGCAAACGAGTTGGGAGTAGAAGCCCGAGTAACTGCAGCTCCTGCACTAGATAAACCAAAAGATCTTGCTGGTCTGTTAACAACAATTCAGCCAGGAACTGTTTTTTTCATTGATGAAATACATAGACTAAAACCTGCTATAGAGGAGATGTTGTATGTGGCAATGGAAGATTATGAACTGGACTGGATTATAGGACAAGGCCCAAGTGCTAGAACTATTAGAATCCCTGTGCCTCCATTCACTCTTGTAGGTGCTACAACCAAGCCTGGAAAAGTATCCAGTCCTATGTATACGAGATTCGGAATAACTTTGAAGATGGATTATTATGACAAGAGGGAACTAATCGACATACTTAATCGTTCTTCAGATATTTTAAAAATCGATATTCATGAGGAAGCCGCTGATTTGTTGGCTAAATGTTCAAGAGGTACTCCTCGTGTTGCCAATAGGTTATTAAGAAGAATGCGTGATTTTGCTCAGGTGAATGGGGATGGTATTATAACCAAAGCTATTGTTGTCAATGGGCTAAATAGATTAGGAATTGATGATAAAGGTCTAGAGCGTCATGACCGTGATATTTTACGCGCGATCATCGAGAAATATAATGGTGGTCCTGTAGGTGCTGAAACTTTAGCAATATCAGTAAGTGAAGGTATCGATACATTGGAAGACTTTTATGAGCCATACTTGATCAGGCAAGGTTTCTTAAAACGTACCAGTAGAGGTCGAGTAGCAACTTTACGTGCCTATGAGCTATTGAAAATTGATGTGAAGGATAATGATGAAGGCCAAGGAATTTTATTTTGA
- a CDS encoding YebC/PmpR family DNA-binding transcriptional regulator has translation MSGHSKWANIKHRKGAQDAKRGRIFAKIIKEITVAARLGGGELDSNPKLRTAVLKARGQNMPTDNIDRAIKKGTGDLDGVDYVELQYEGYAIGGVAIMVDTLTDNKNRTAADVRSIFTKAGGSLGTTGSVSYLFSRKGLIAFDASKYSEDEIFEAALESGAEDVSNEGEVIEVSTSPEMFDTILEELSKKGYENEMAEISMVPSTTVALDKEKTQKVLNLIEKLEDNDDVQSVSSNLEVPDDWEDNA, from the coding sequence ATGTCTGGCCATAGTAAGTGGGCTAATATCAAACATAGAAAAGGTGCTCAGGATGCAAAGCGTGGACGCATCTTTGCTAAGATTATAAAAGAAATTACAGTCGCTGCAAGATTAGGTGGTGGTGAGTTAGATTCAAATCCTAAATTACGTACTGCTGTTTTAAAGGCTCGTGGTCAAAATATGCCTACGGACAATATCGACCGTGCCATTAAAAAGGGAACGGGAGATCTTGATGGTGTAGACTATGTTGAGCTTCAGTATGAAGGTTATGCTATTGGTGGCGTAGCTATAATGGTCGATACACTCACTGACAATAAGAATAGAACAGCTGCAGATGTGAGAAGTATTTTTACTAAAGCAGGTGGTAGTTTAGGTACAACAGGAAGCGTCAGTTATTTGTTTAGCCGAAAAGGGTTGATAGCTTTTGATGCATCAAAATATTCAGAAGATGAAATATTTGAGGCTGCATTAGAGTCTGGAGCAGAAGACGTTAGTAATGAAGGTGAGGTTATAGAGGTTTCTACTAGCCCTGAAATGTTTGATACTATACTGGAAGAGTTATCAAAGAAAGGTTACGAAAATGAGATGGCTGAAATTTCTATGGTTCCTTCAACTACAGTAGCGTTAGATAAAGAAAAGACTCAAAAAGTTCTAAATCTTATTGAAAAGTTGGAAGATAATGATGATGTACAAAGTGTATCATCAAACTTAGAGGTTCCTGATGATTGGGAGGACAATGCTTAA
- the smpB gene encoding SsrA-binding protein SmpB gives MSEKIQHKVLANNKKAYFQYFVEQKLECGVVLHGTEVKSMKANKFNFVDSYAEIENGELWLNNLSITPYAFGNTFNHTTVRSRKLLAHKQEIAKLRKKVDEKGYTLVPLQFYIHKGLIKVEIGLCKGKKLYDKRDSIKQKDMQREQDRVNKYS, from the coding sequence ATGAGTGAAAAGATACAACACAAGGTGTTGGCCAACAATAAGAAAGCGTATTTTCAATATTTCGTAGAGCAAAAACTAGAATGTGGTGTCGTATTACATGGAACAGAAGTAAAATCTATGAAAGCCAACAAATTTAACTTTGTCGATTCCTATGCAGAAATTGAAAATGGAGAATTATGGCTTAATAATTTGTCCATTACACCTTATGCCTTTGGTAATACATTCAATCATACCACTGTGCGTTCAAGAAAGTTATTAGCCCACAAACAAGAAATTGCAAAACTAAGAAAAAAAGTAGATGAAAAAGGTTACACACTTGTCCCTCTACAATTCTATATTCATAAAGGACTTATTAAAGTAGAAATTGGTTTATGTAAAGGGAAAAAATTATACGACAAGAGAGACAGTATAAAACAAAAAGATATGCAAAGAGAGCAAGATAGGGTTAATAAATACTCATAA